From the Sinorhizobium garamanticum genome, one window contains:
- a CDS encoding carbohydrate ABC transporter permease produces the protein MAIVNRAEGRAYLTPLVGFLLFFLGFPAAVNLIYSISTVSFETLRSPSLSGFGNYAAVLADREFWGAVSFSMRFGVLTALAECLIGLFLAVFLTPLLAKRSYLMAPLMLPLMVAPAMIGLMYRLVLHEFAGPVPYYLFEWFGDSPAFLDVDNAFRTLLVVEILQWTPFAFLLFYMAYVSIPLEVREAASLDGASALKALWWIELPLMLPTLVIAFFIRFIDGFRVFDNVYALTGSGAGGSTTSLSIYIYQAFFKGGAIGKAVAASVVLFLASLVVLYGLNWITGRGRR, from the coding sequence ATGGCTATTGTAAACCGCGCCGAAGGCAGAGCCTACCTCACGCCGCTCGTGGGCTTTCTGCTGTTTTTTCTGGGCTTTCCTGCGGCGGTCAATCTCATTTATTCGATCTCGACTGTTTCCTTCGAGACGTTGCGCAGTCCGAGCCTCAGCGGCTTCGGCAACTACGCGGCGGTGCTCGCCGACCGCGAGTTTTGGGGTGCCGTCTCCTTTTCCATGCGCTTCGGTGTGTTGACGGCACTTGCCGAATGCCTGATCGGACTCTTCCTGGCCGTTTTCCTCACGCCGCTTCTGGCGAAGCGCTCGTACCTGATGGCACCGTTGATGCTGCCGCTGATGGTCGCCCCGGCGATGATCGGCCTCATGTATCGGCTTGTTTTGCACGAGTTCGCTGGCCCGGTGCCCTATTATCTGTTCGAATGGTTCGGTGACAGCCCGGCCTTCCTCGACGTCGACAACGCCTTCCGCACGCTGCTCGTCGTCGAAATCCTGCAGTGGACGCCATTCGCCTTCCTGCTCTTTTACATGGCCTATGTCTCGATACCACTCGAGGTTCGCGAAGCGGCCTCGCTCGATGGCGCGTCGGCTCTGAAGGCTCTCTGGTGGATCGAACTGCCCCTGATGCTGCCGACGCTGGTGATTGCCTTCTTCATCCGTTTCATCGACGGCTTCCGTGTCTTTGACAATGTCTATGCGCTCACGGGCAGCGGTGCGGGCGGATCGACGACCTCGCTTTCGATCTACATCTACCAGGCCTTCTTCAAGGGCGGGGCGATCGGCAAAGCTGTCGCGGCATCCGTCGTGCTTTTCCTGGCGTCGCTCGTGGTGCTTTACGGTCTCAACTGGATAACCGGCCGC
- a CDS encoding extracellular solute-binding protein, with translation MKLNRTSFSAVAVLLASVALPGISHATVTVLGWPGGSEETALRATVEAYNAQSGIADADKVELLFFNRDGFFDKLQADMAAGSDAFDVNLVATYSIGRYAPYMEPVDLGADAGKVFGESVLKTMQFDGKQFGVPTDLSLHFMYYRKDLVDALMQDDAGKKKYAEIAKEHLGKDLQPKDPDSWTWDDWAATTLYFSKQVNSESPVRYGTVLQMKNLLFNVMVFQSLPRSYGADWTDKDGNVTVDSDAYKTGLELYKKLYDAGASPKDSLSYEYAETNAAYGSGQAATALQWNAAAADLTNAEKTPAVAAVTGIVAPPAGPNGRADHIHGLGLGLNKNAKNKEGAVKFLKWLATEDAALLYARSGGSPALAPNVAAKVSKERPDLVKLGEFASQYGYVMNGATSANALSVYELQAKEFTGYWAGQQSLEDALARTKTGMQDLLKK, from the coding sequence ATGAAACTGAACAGGACGTCTTTTTCGGCTGTGGCCGTTCTTCTCGCAAGCGTTGCCCTGCCGGGCATATCCCATGCAACGGTCACGGTTCTTGGCTGGCCCGGCGGTTCGGAGGAGACCGCTCTCCGCGCGACCGTCGAAGCCTATAACGCCCAGTCCGGCATTGCCGACGCCGACAAGGTCGAACTGCTTTTCTTCAACCGCGACGGTTTCTTCGACAAATTGCAGGCGGACATGGCAGCTGGCTCCGACGCCTTCGATGTTAATCTCGTCGCGACCTATTCGATCGGCCGTTACGCGCCCTATATGGAACCAGTCGATCTCGGTGCCGATGCCGGCAAGGTGTTCGGCGAGTCCGTGCTGAAGACGATGCAGTTCGACGGCAAGCAGTTTGGCGTGCCGACCGACCTGTCGCTGCATTTCATGTATTATCGCAAGGACCTTGTCGACGCACTGATGCAGGACGATGCCGGCAAGAAGAAATATGCGGAGATCGCCAAGGAACACCTCGGCAAGGATCTGCAGCCGAAGGATCCGGACAGCTGGACCTGGGACGATTGGGCGGCGACGACACTTTATTTCAGCAAGCAGGTGAATTCCGAGAGCCCGGTGCGCTACGGCACGGTGCTGCAGATGAAGAACCTGCTTTTCAACGTGATGGTCTTCCAGTCGCTGCCGCGTTCCTATGGCGCGGATTGGACCGACAAGGACGGCAACGTCACGGTCGATTCCGACGCCTACAAGACCGGACTGGAACTCTACAAGAAACTCTATGACGCCGGCGCCTCGCCGAAGGATTCGCTGAGTTACGAATATGCGGAGACAAACGCTGCGTATGGTTCCGGCCAGGCGGCGACGGCGCTGCAATGGAATGCCGCAGCCGCTGATTTGACCAATGCCGAGAAAACCCCTGCGGTCGCCGCTGTCACCGGGATCGTCGCGCCTCCGGCCGGCCCGAATGGCCGCGCCGATCATATCCATGGGCTCGGTCTCGGCCTCAACAAGAATGCCAAGAATAAGGAAGGCGCCGTCAAGTTCCTGAAATGGCTGGCCACCGAAGATGCTGCGCTGCTTTACGCCCGCAGCGGCGGTTCGCCGGCGCTTGCCCCCAACGTCGCCGCCAAGGTTTCAAAGGAGCGACCGGACCTCGTCAAGCTCGGGGAATTCGCCAGCCAATACGGCTACGTGATGAATGGCGCCACCTCGGCAAATGCGCTTTCGGTCTACGAGCTCCAGGCAAAGGAGTTCACCGGTTACTGGGCTGGCCAACAAAGTCTCGAAGATGCGCTGGCGCGCACCAAAACCGGCATGCAGGATCTGCTGAAGAAGTAA
- a CDS encoding putative N-acetylmannosamine-6-phosphate 2-epimerase, which yields MDNAEFVTAFAKAALDAGACALRIESGAYVRAVRSAVAAPIIGIVKRDLADSPVRITPYVSDAEALANAGADIVAFDATGRVRPARIEELVRAVKAKGKLTMADCSSLEDAQRALAAGVDFVGTTLSGYVGGPEPVDPDIDLIAAIRRLTPYVIAEGRIRSPEQAVTAVRAGAYAVVVGSAITRTEHVTSWFHEAVARAYTKQEGRSAETVLAVDIGGTKTMAALVKGTAIADETLIPTAREAGADAWLEAIAESTARWRGRYARIGFAVTGLVQGGHWSALNPATLGIPDGYPLVDRATRLFDKPVFAMNDAQAAAWGEHKFGAGSGGSLVFLTISTGIGGGIVINGRPLSGLAGHFGLIRGPSERRGPLEDETSGRWIAAEALKAGHEVEAAEVFERARQGAPWARAIVSQSALRAATLCRDIQLMLDPDQIVIGGGIGLAAGYIDEMRDHLKDVAPRLAPRLVAAKLGSRAGIIGVADLAGEGG from the coding sequence ATGGACAATGCCGAATTCGTGACCGCGTTCGCCAAGGCAGCGCTCGATGCGGGCGCCTGCGCGCTGCGGATTGAATCCGGCGCCTATGTCCGGGCGGTGCGTTCCGCGGTCGCAGCTCCGATCATCGGTATCGTCAAGCGCGACCTTGCCGACAGCCCGGTGCGCATCACGCCCTATGTCTCCGACGCCGAGGCCCTCGCGAACGCCGGCGCGGACATCGTTGCCTTCGATGCAACTGGCCGGGTTCGCCCGGCCAGGATCGAGGAACTGGTCCGGGCCGTGAAGGCGAAGGGCAAGTTGACGATGGCCGATTGCTCCTCGCTGGAGGATGCCCAGCGTGCGCTTGCTGCCGGTGTCGACTTCGTCGGCACGACGCTCTCCGGATATGTGGGCGGGCCCGAACCCGTCGATCCGGACATAGACCTTATTGCAGCCATCCGGAGGCTCACGCCTTATGTCATTGCTGAGGGACGCATTCGCTCGCCGGAACAGGCGGTCACCGCTGTCAGGGCCGGCGCCTATGCCGTCGTCGTGGGGTCGGCCATTACCCGGACGGAGCACGTAACCTCGTGGTTTCACGAAGCCGTGGCGAGAGCCTACACCAAACAGGAGGGAAGGTCGGCGGAAACCGTGCTCGCGGTCGACATAGGCGGCACGAAGACGATGGCGGCACTGGTCAAAGGCACCGCGATTGCCGACGAGACTCTCATTCCGACCGCACGCGAGGCGGGGGCCGACGCTTGGCTCGAAGCCATCGCCGAGAGTACGGCCCGATGGCGCGGCCGTTATGCCCGCATCGGCTTTGCGGTGACCGGGCTCGTTCAGGGCGGGCATTGGTCGGCGCTCAATCCGGCGACACTCGGCATTCCCGATGGTTATCCTCTGGTCGACAGGGCAACACGCCTCTTCGACAAGCCGGTTTTCGCCATGAACGATGCGCAGGCCGCGGCCTGGGGGGAGCATAAGTTCGGTGCCGGGTCCGGTGGAAGCCTCGTCTTTCTGACCATCTCGACCGGGATTGGCGGTGGCATCGTCATCAATGGACGGCCGCTTTCGGGTCTGGCAGGTCATTTCGGTCTCATTCGCGGCCCGTCTGAGAGGCGGGGGCCGTTGGAGGACGAGACGTCCGGTCGTTGGATTGCCGCCGAGGCGCTGAAGGCCGGGCATGAAGTGGAGGCCGCCGAGGTATTCGAAAGGGCGAGGCAGGGCGCGCCATGGGCGCGAGCGATCGTTTCGCAATCGGCGCTGCGCGCGGCAACCCTCTGTCGCGATATCCAGTTGATGCTTGATCCGGACCAGATCGTCATCGGCGGCGGCATCGGACTTGCCGCCGGCTACATCGATGAGATGCGCGATCATCTGAAGGACGTTGCGCCACGTCTCGCCCCTCGTCTCGTCGCGGCTAAGCTCGGCAGCCGCGCGGGCATCATCGGCGTCGCCGATCTCGCGGGAGAGGGCGGGTAG
- a CDS encoding GntR family transcriptional regulator, protein METDLFIELIGKELADAAPGSPLYKRLKAAIETAIRSNVLRAGAALPGERVIADAFSLSRVTVRKALALLEEEGLLNRRHGFRTEVGSRVEKSLSTLTSFSEDIRARGLMPGCIWLSKQISRPSPAEMMALGIAGNANVVRMKRVRTADSVPIAVEISAVPVRFLPSPALVGNSLYETLEARGFLPQRAIQRMRSRAASEEDARHLNCDVGAPLLMTERRCFLADGQIVEYCETRYKGDVYDFVFELQR, encoded by the coding sequence ATGGAAACCGATCTTTTCATCGAACTAATAGGCAAGGAACTCGCTGATGCGGCTCCCGGTTCACCGCTCTACAAGCGATTGAAGGCGGCGATCGAGACCGCCATCCGTTCCAACGTTTTGAGGGCCGGTGCGGCCCTGCCGGGAGAGCGCGTCATCGCCGATGCGTTTTCGCTCTCCCGCGTGACCGTGCGAAAGGCGCTTGCACTGCTCGAAGAGGAGGGATTGCTCAATCGCCGGCATGGCTTCCGCACGGAAGTCGGATCGCGCGTCGAAAAATCTCTGTCGACGCTGACGAGTTTCTCCGAGGACATACGCGCACGCGGCCTGATGCCCGGATGCATCTGGCTTTCCAAGCAGATAAGCCGGCCTTCGCCGGCTGAGATGATGGCACTGGGGATTGCCGGCAACGCCAATGTCGTTCGCATGAAGCGGGTTCGAACCGCCGATTCCGTGCCGATCGCAGTCGAGATTTCGGCAGTACCGGTTCGCTTCCTGCCGTCGCCGGCTCTCGTCGGCAATTCCCTCTACGAGACATTGGAGGCGCGTGGATTTCTGCCTCAACGCGCGATCCAGAGAATGCGGTCGAGAGCAGCCAGCGAGGAGGACGCGCGGCACCTCAATTGTGATGTCGGCGCGCCGCTGCTGATGACCGAGCGACGCTGCTTCCTCGCGGATGGTCAGATCGTCGAATATTGCGAGACGCGCTACAAGGGCGATGTCTACGACTTCGTGTTCGAACTGCAGAGATAA
- a CDS encoding substrate-binding domain-containing protein, with amino-acid sequence MRRVLLYAASVAALSLCAQNAFAQSGSVEKAVGGYNFDEAAKEAPETKNFHSADGHLTFAIVTHTAGNGFFDPVYVGAKVAGNMIGANILLLGSESPVDDPAREIEILNQIVQDPTIDGIIMTTPQAGAYNDIVKAAEAAGIPVATTNSFDGTILNRSSISHTGQDASAAAIGGEALAKCVLDSGATSGSILLPSSTAMGNIEVNNRVTAAFNAIVKTLKDAGKLDAFKVDAGPENVGIDTNPNDPVNALVSLFESRGDVVGAFTANNVFTPPLVKAVEQKGWTNKFCAYGFDLGPAQQEGIAAGNLTGSLGQQPFLQGFWPVMQLYLQIDRGISAANLDTRAQLVTKETVGKVGKRFEN; translated from the coding sequence ATGAGGCGAGTTTTATTGTACGCGGCATCGGTCGCGGCGTTATCTCTTTGCGCCCAAAACGCCTTTGCCCAATCCGGCAGCGTCGAAAAGGCAGTCGGCGGCTACAATTTCGATGAAGCCGCCAAGGAAGCGCCAGAAACGAAGAACTTCCATTCGGCCGACGGCCATCTGACCTTTGCCATCGTGACCCACACGGCCGGCAACGGCTTCTTCGATCCGGTCTATGTCGGGGCCAAGGTCGCCGGCAACATGATCGGCGCCAACATCCTGCTGCTCGGCTCGGAATCGCCGGTGGACGATCCCGCCCGCGAGATCGAGATCCTGAACCAGATCGTGCAGGATCCGACGATCGACGGGATCATCATGACGACGCCGCAGGCCGGAGCATACAACGACATCGTCAAAGCCGCCGAGGCCGCAGGCATTCCGGTCGCCACGACCAATTCCTTCGACGGCACGATCCTTAACCGCAGCAGCATCAGCCATACCGGCCAGGACGCTTCGGCTGCTGCGATCGGCGGTGAGGCGCTTGCCAAATGCGTGCTCGATAGCGGCGCTACGTCAGGTTCGATCCTGCTGCCGTCGTCGACCGCGATGGGCAACATCGAGGTCAACAACCGCGTTACCGCCGCCTTCAACGCGATCGTCAAGACGCTGAAGGATGCCGGCAAGCTCGACGCATTCAAGGTCGATGCCGGTCCGGAGAACGTCGGCATCGATACAAACCCGAACGATCCGGTCAACGCGCTTGTATCGCTGTTCGAGTCGCGCGGCGACGTGGTCGGCGCCTTTACCGCCAACAACGTCTTCACGCCGCCGCTGGTCAAGGCCGTTGAACAGAAGGGGTGGACGAACAAGTTCTGCGCCTATGGTTTCGACCTTGGTCCGGCCCAGCAGGAAGGCATCGCTGCCGGCAACCTGACCGGCTCGCTCGGGCAGCAGCCGTTCCTGCAGGGTTTCTGGCCGGTGATGCAGCTTTACCTGCAGATCGACCGTGGCATTTCGGCCGCCAATCTCGACACGCGCGCCCAGCTTGTGACGAAGGAGACGGTCGGCAAGGTCGGCAAGCGCTTCGAGAACTGA
- a CDS encoding ABC transporter permease, with the protein MALTTTSLGRAPPQLFGGWEVGLLIFLALLYFGGALVNPAFFGSTGALHALLRDTSRVGIIAVGMTFVIANKDLDLSVGSTYGLIAVIFARLFAPSFLDLDIATSVILCALLGTLIGLVNGTLVTILKVPAFIATLTMLFMGRGFVLALTHGQAIYYSGKARDYPLFFHLGESNVLGFNNQIIIFALVATVGAFVLAKTRWGYETFATGGNEQAAIYAGIPTSWVRIRAYLISSLSATLAALLSAAQDKGVTPLYGVTWELTVIASVIIGGASILGGRGRVIGSCLGTAAVVLIDKVLREGWSITRTVVIDGESIAVNARYTLPAGAVLVFLGLLLVIAVLIEPYLIRRQLAARFWAWLRGQPPPPAYEIGGVALEGVQTKGAMATDIEVSATAFGRFFARRDALAIILAVLLWLTGLALRPDYWWNLSNTFAILLNYTELALITVGLVYVIAAGDIDLSVGAVLALAGSTAAYFLKVLGADPVTAVTMGLLAGMAAGLVNAVVTVGFKLPAFIATLGMFYIARGLAAWFVAGQQLTGWPEGYNLIGRKVNDILLHMQILLPDGLLRAVALVVSVQTIWMLLVALVAGVVLAYTPFGQKVYATGGNVRAAAYAGINTNRVRFLSLLLAALCATMAGIINVAYFRSFNPVAGQFRELDAIAAVIIGGGSIFGGYGTMIGALAGAAVITLIRALLQLNVQGFSMPQHWINVFVGGILIVAVLVDIWVRQANLFGRLRERMTRQRAPETSHAR; encoded by the coding sequence ATGGCGCTCACGACGACTTCGCTCGGCCGTGCACCTCCGCAGCTTTTTGGCGGCTGGGAAGTCGGCCTCCTGATCTTCCTCGCCCTACTCTATTTCGGTGGGGCGCTTGTCAATCCAGCCTTCTTCGGGTCGACAGGGGCACTTCACGCGCTTTTGCGTGACACGTCCCGCGTCGGGATCATCGCCGTCGGAATGACCTTCGTCATCGCCAACAAGGATCTCGATCTTTCAGTCGGCTCGACCTACGGGCTGATCGCCGTGATTTTCGCCCGGCTGTTCGCGCCGAGCTTCCTTGATCTTGATATCGCAACGTCGGTCATCCTCTGCGCGCTCCTCGGTACCCTGATCGGACTCGTTAACGGCACACTCGTCACGATCCTCAAGGTGCCGGCATTCATCGCCACATTGACGATGCTTTTCATGGGTCGCGGTTTTGTGCTGGCGCTGACGCACGGTCAGGCGATCTATTACTCAGGCAAAGCAAGGGATTACCCGCTCTTCTTCCATCTCGGTGAGAGCAACGTCCTGGGCTTCAACAACCAGATCATCATCTTTGCTCTCGTCGCCACCGTTGGCGCCTTCGTGCTCGCAAAGACCCGCTGGGGTTACGAGACCTTCGCCACGGGCGGCAACGAGCAGGCGGCGATCTATGCCGGCATCCCGACGAGCTGGGTGCGCATCCGAGCCTATCTGATCTCGTCGCTCTCGGCGACCCTTGCAGCGCTTCTGTCGGCCGCCCAGGACAAGGGCGTGACCCCTCTCTATGGCGTTACCTGGGAGCTTACCGTCATCGCCTCCGTCATAATCGGTGGGGCGTCGATCCTTGGGGGGCGCGGCCGTGTAATCGGCTCCTGCCTGGGCACCGCCGCGGTCGTCCTGATCGACAAGGTGCTGCGCGAGGGCTGGTCGATCACGCGCACCGTCGTGATCGATGGCGAGAGCATTGCCGTCAACGCCCGATACACCTTGCCGGCGGGCGCCGTGCTGGTTTTCCTCGGCCTTCTGCTCGTCATCGCAGTGCTCATCGAGCCATATCTCATTCGTCGTCAGCTTGCGGCCCGGTTCTGGGCGTGGTTGCGGGGCCAGCCACCGCCGCCGGCCTACGAGATCGGTGGTGTGGCGTTGGAGGGCGTCCAGACCAAGGGAGCGATGGCAACCGACATAGAAGTTTCGGCGACGGCGTTCGGCCGGTTCTTCGCCCGCCGCGATGCGCTCGCCATCATCCTCGCCGTGCTCCTGTGGCTGACGGGCCTTGCCTTGCGCCCCGACTACTGGTGGAACCTCTCCAATACCTTTGCGATTCTACTCAACTATACCGAGTTGGCACTGATCACAGTCGGGCTCGTCTATGTCATCGCCGCCGGCGACATCGATCTTTCGGTCGGCGCGGTGCTCGCGCTCGCCGGCAGCACTGCGGCTTATTTTCTGAAGGTGCTGGGCGCTGATCCGGTTACGGCTGTGACAATGGGTCTGCTGGCGGGGATGGCGGCCGGCCTCGTCAATGCCGTCGTCACCGTCGGCTTCAAGCTGCCGGCCTTCATCGCCACGCTCGGCATGTTCTACATCGCCCGCGGCCTCGCCGCCTGGTTCGTCGCCGGCCAGCAGTTGACCGGCTGGCCCGAGGGCTACAACCTCATCGGCCGCAAGGTGAACGACATTCTCCTGCACATGCAGATCCTGCTGCCGGATGGGCTTCTGCGCGCCGTCGCTCTGGTCGTAAGCGTGCAGACGATCTGGATGCTCCTCGTGGCACTCGTCGCCGGCGTGGTCCTTGCCTACACGCCGTTCGGCCAGAAGGTCTACGCCACCGGCGGCAATGTCCGAGCCGCCGCCTATGCCGGCATCAACACCAATCGCGTGCGCTTCCTTTCGCTACTTCTGGCCGCCCTCTGCGCGACCATGGCCGGGATCATCAACGTCGCCTATTTCCGCAGCTTCAACCCGGTGGCCGGTCAGTTCCGTGAGCTCGATGCGATCGCCGCGGTCATCATCGGTGGCGGTTCGATCTTCGGCGGCTACGGCACGATGATCGGCGCGCTCGCTGGCGCGGCCGTGATCACGCTCATCCGGGCGCTGCTGCAACTGAATGTGCAGGGCTTCAGCATGCCGCAGCATTGGATCAACGTCTTCGTTGGCGGCATCCTCATCGTCGCGGTGTTGGTCGACATCTGGGTTCGCCAAGCTAACCTGTTTGGCCGCTTGCGCGAGCGCATGACGCGCCAGAGAGCCCCGGAGACCAGCCATGCCCGATAG
- a CDS encoding ATP-binding cassette domain-containing protein, producing MPDSPESAPIVEMRGIEKAFGAVQALRSVDLVLHPGEILGLVGDNSAGKSTLMKILTGAYQRDAGEIFVAGEPVYFKSPHESRAAGIEMIYQDFALCGNMDVGQNIFLGRWPRRGFFVDRRRMYAEADSVLKRLKVDVNSVYQRVESLSGGRQQSVAIARAISFEPRVVILDEPTANLSVMATERLLETMLELKRQGVAQIIISHRLVDIFAVGDRVMVLKRGEYVGDRYVKNTDEHEVLEIIVSGTREQALTADQAIKA from the coding sequence ATGCCCGATAGCCCCGAAAGTGCTCCGATCGTGGAGATGCGCGGCATCGAAAAGGCCTTCGGGGCGGTGCAGGCGCTCCGCAGCGTCGACCTCGTGCTCCACCCGGGCGAGATCCTCGGCCTCGTCGGGGACAACTCGGCCGGCAAGTCGACGCTGATGAAAATCTTGACCGGCGCCTACCAGCGCGACGCCGGCGAGATCTTCGTCGCCGGAGAGCCAGTCTATTTCAAGAGCCCGCATGAAAGCCGCGCGGCGGGCATCGAGATGATCTATCAGGACTTCGCCCTTTGCGGAAACATGGATGTCGGCCAGAACATCTTTCTCGGCCGCTGGCCGCGGCGGGGGTTCTTCGTTGATCGGCGGCGCATGTATGCGGAAGCCGATAGCGTGTTGAAGCGCCTCAAGGTGGATGTGAACTCGGTCTACCAGAGGGTCGAGAGCCTATCGGGTGGCCGCCAGCAATCGGTGGCAATCGCCCGCGCGATCTCTTTCGAGCCGCGCGTGGTGATCCTCGACGAACCGACAGCCAACCTCTCGGTGATGGCGACCGAGCGGCTGCTCGAGACTATGCTGGAACTAAAGCGGCAAGGCGTCGCCCAGATCATCATTTCCCACCGCCTCGTCGACATTTTCGCCGTCGGCGATCGCGTCATGGTGCTGAAGCGCGGCGAATATGTCGGCGACCGCTACGTCAAGAACACCGATGAGCACGAGGTGCTGGAGATCATCGTTTCGGGAACGCGCGAGCAGGCGCTGACGGCGGACCAGGCAATAAAAGCCTGA
- a CDS encoding ScyD/ScyE family protein: MRSLRTLIIATGLLFLAAGAAADPVAAPGYRLETVSKPGAAFSGLSRDGEALLVTDLASGRLYRREANGEFVAFGPVFPHGLDVIGDPTGPYRVVRVGDAFVVAQGWTPVDAGEGPLDHALVAVGKDGGPRVISSDFWNPFDFAIANGTYYVIDSARNSVERMQADGQKQTIMTFRRMKQETTALRQLSPTEFTEGSDYEVDAVPTGIALRDGRIHVALFGGFPFLDGAGKVVSAPETGGVAPPRVDVEGLNAPVAITFDADGGMLVLEHGRYGQKEGFLKGSGRLLKLDKTTGARQTILDGLTRPVSVLVWDERRLVVSELAGNLHFLTRESTP, translated from the coding sequence ATGCGTTCGCTCCGAACCCTGATCATCGCCACCGGTCTTCTGTTCCTCGCAGCCGGGGCTGCTGCCGACCCGGTGGCCGCTCCCGGCTACCGGCTGGAAACGGTCAGCAAACCGGGCGCGGCTTTCTCCGGCCTTTCGCGCGACGGGGAGGCGCTGCTGGTCACCGATCTTGCCAGCGGCCGGCTCTACCGGCGCGAGGCCAACGGTGAGTTCGTCGCCTTCGGTCCGGTTTTTCCTCACGGCCTCGACGTGATCGGCGACCCGACCGGTCCCTATCGCGTCGTGCGCGTTGGCGATGCTTTTGTCGTGGCTCAAGGGTGGACGCCGGTCGATGCCGGCGAAGGCCCGCTTGACCATGCCCTCGTGGCGGTCGGCAAGGACGGTGGCCCCCGCGTAATCAGCAGCGATTTCTGGAATCCGTTCGACTTCGCGATTGCGAATGGAACCTACTACGTGATCGACTCCGCACGAAACAGTGTCGAACGCATGCAGGCGGATGGTCAGAAGCAAACGATCATGACCTTTCGCCGCATGAAACAGGAAACGACGGCCTTGCGGCAACTTTCTCCGACCGAGTTCACCGAAGGAAGTGACTACGAGGTCGATGCAGTGCCGACCGGCATCGCCCTTCGCGACGGGCGCATCCATGTCGCGCTGTTCGGCGGATTTCCTTTCCTCGACGGAGCGGGAAAGGTCGTTTCAGCTCCAGAGACGGGCGGAGTTGCGCCGCCGCGGGTCGATGTCGAGGGCCTGAACGCGCCAGTGGCAATCACCTTCGACGCGGATGGCGGGATGCTTGTCCTCGAGCATGGTCGTTACGGTCAGAAGGAAGGTTTTCTGAAGGGGAGCGGCCGATTGCTCAAACTCGACAAGACGACGGGCGCCCGGCAGACCATTCTCGACGGGCTGACACGGCCAGTCTCCGTCCTTGTCTGGGACGAGCGGCGGCTCGTCGTTTCCGAACTCGCCGGCAATCTCCATTTCCTGACGCGGGAATCGACGCCGTGA
- a CDS encoding formylglycine-generating enzyme family protein — MSDLYPAAILLALSSHAAAAETGPIVDNPLIEIPAGPFVFGRDDGPENERPRRVLDGEAFAINRTEITNRQYRRFVEATGHRAAFYANHPALGLDDRPVVGVSWGDAMAFCQNYGLLLPSEQQYERAARGVNGAAFPWGENGGKVVPANFGTDSCCSGDARDGYPMTAPADAFADGASEEGVLNLVGNVWEWTSDIYAPYAGQAAAETAGQYRVLRGGSWNSDPSHLTTTYRLAYDPEFRFAANGGFRCVRSEP, encoded by the coding sequence ATGTCTGATCTTTACCCGGCGGCGATCCTCCTTGCTCTTTCATCTCACGCGGCTGCGGCCGAGACCGGGCCGATTGTCGACAACCCGCTGATCGAAATCCCCGCCGGTCCGTTTGTCTTCGGTCGCGACGATGGTCCCGAAAACGAGCGCCCGCGCCGCGTGCTCGACGGAGAGGCGTTTGCCATCAACCGCACCGAGATCACCAACCGCCAATATCGCCGCTTCGTCGAGGCAACCGGTCATCGCGCGGCGTTTTATGCCAATCACCCTGCACTCGGGCTGGATGACCGGCCGGTGGTCGGCGTGAGCTGGGGAGACGCGATGGCTTTTTGCCAAAACTACGGTTTGTTGCTGCCGTCGGAGCAGCAATATGAGAGAGCCGCGCGGGGAGTGAATGGAGCGGCATTTCCGTGGGGAGAGAACGGCGGCAAGGTGGTGCCGGCGAATTTCGGCACCGACAGCTGCTGTTCCGGCGACGCGCGCGACGGCTATCCAATGACTGCGCCGGCGGACGCCTTTGCCGATGGCGCAAGCGAGGAGGGCGTCCTCAATCTCGTCGGCAATGTCTGGGAATGGACGAGCGACATCTACGCGCCTTATGCGGGTCAGGCTGCGGCGGAGACCGCCGGGCAATACCGCGTGCTTCGCGGCGGCTCCTGGAACAGCGATCCGAGCCATCTTACCACGACCTACCGTCTCGCCTATGATCCGGAATTCCGTTTTGCAGCCAATGGCGGCTTCCGATGCGTTCGCTCCGAACCCTGA